AGCCAATGAGCAGGTTTACTGCACCATAGGCATCCACCCCGACAGCCAAGAAGCCGAAGAATTTACCGTCGCTGAAATGGTCGAAGCGGCAAAACACCCGAAAGTCGTCGGCATAGGCGAAACGGGTTTGGATTATTACTGGTGCAAAGGCGATTTGGCATGGCAGCACCGCCGCTTCGCCGAACACATCCAAGCCGCCAACGAAAGCGGTTTGCCCGTGATTGTCCACACCCGCGATGCCGCCGCCGATACTTTGGCGATTCTGAAAGAAGGTCAAACCAATTCCGGCGTTATCCACTGCTTCACCGAAGATACCGCTTTTGCCAAAGCCGCTTTGGATTTGGGGCTGTACATTTCCTTCTCCGGCATTGTTACCTTCAAAAATGCCCCGCAAATTCAGGAAGCAGCCAAATACGTCCCCGCGGACAGAATGCTGGTCGAAACCGACTCCCCCTTCCTCGCCCCGGTCCCCAAACGCGGTAAGCCTAACGAACCTTCCTATGTCCGTTACACCGCCGAGTTTGTGGCGAAACTGCGCGGCGAACCCGTAGAAACGCTTGCCGCTTACACTAGCGACAATTTCTATCGTCTGTTCAATAAAGTACCCGACATCCGTGTTTGATTCGAATGGAAAAAGGTCGTCTGAAAATGCTTCATCTAGCGTTTCAGACGACCTTTTGAGATTTGGAATTATTTATATAAGTGGACAGTCAGACTGGGTAATTTTGTTGGGCAGAAAATGAAAGATGGCTGAAGTCATCGATAAAATCGGTATCACAAGAAAGCCAGTGCAAAAGCGGACAGATAGTCATGGATGGGTTTAAAATCAACGCGAAAATCAAGATGGCAACTTCTTGAAAATATTTAAAGATATGGCTTTCATTATATCGTTCTCCGTTTTTCTGACAAATCATACTTCTATCGACACATCGCCTTTCCAATAATGAATTACGACATCACCTTTTTCACTCTGTTTCTACTCGGCTTTTTCGGCGGTACGCATTGTGTCGGAATGTGCGGCGGGTTGAGTAGTGCGTTTGCGTTGCAGCTTCCACCGCATCTTAATCGGCTGGGACTGATTGTCCTATTGAATTTGGGACGCATCAGCAGCTATGTATTGATAGGTTTGATTGTCGGGCTGGTCGGACAAATCGGTATTTCTTTGGATGATACGCGCTGGCTGCAAAACGGTCTGTATATTGCGGCGAATATTTTGCTGTTGCTGTTGGGGCTGTATCTGGCGGGTCTTTCTACGGCGGCTACGCAGATTGAGCGCATAGGCAGACCGATATGGAAACGTTTGAATCCGATTTTGAACCGACTGCTGCCGATTAAATCCGTTCCGGCTTGTTTCGGCGTAGGCATGTTGTGGGGCTGGCTGCCTTGCGGCTTGGTGTACAGCGCCTCATTGTATGCTTTAGGCAGCGGTAATGCGGTGCAGGGCGGGCTGTATATGTTGGCTTTTGCGCTGGGAACGTTGCCGAATTTGTTGGCAATGGGGATTTTTGCAGCGCAATTGAAAACACTTTTACAACGCAGAGCCATCCGTTTGTGCGCCGGACTATTGGTCGCGGGCTGGGCGGTTTTTCGTTTGGCGGTAATGCTTTGAGTCTGGCACTGAAACGCCTTTCAAAAGGGTAGGGGTTCATACATTGAAGGTCGTCTGAAAATCCGTTTTCAGACGACCTTTATTCATTGCTTGCACCGGCGGCGTTATTTATAGTGGATTAACTTTAAACCAGTATGGCGTTGCCTCGCCTTAGCTCAAAGAGAACGATTCTCTAAGGTGCTGAAGCACCAAGTGAATCGGTTCCGTACTATCTGTACTGTCTGCGGCTTCGTCGCCTTGTCCTGATTTAAAGTTAATCCACTATATTTATTGCAGCTTCAGCTCAAGCCGCCGACAGCCATCCGCGTATGCGTTTTTCCATCGCGTCGGCACTCAAACCCAAATCGTCCAAAAGTTTTTTCGGATCGCCGTGTTCGGTTACAGTATCGGCAACGCCCAAAAGCAAAACGGGTTTGCAGATGCCGTGTTTCGCCAACACTTCCAGCACCGCGCTGCCTGCGCCGCCTTGTTCGGCGTTTTCTTCGGCGGTAACGATGTAGTCGTGGCTTTGGGCGAGGCGGACGATGAGTTCCTCGTCTATCGGTTTGACGAAGCGCATATCGGCGACGGTGGCGTTCAGTTTTTCGGCAACCGCCAATGCGGGGGCGACCATGCTGCCGAAGGCGATGAATGCGGTTTTCTCGCCTTGGCGGCGGACGATACCTTTGCCGATGGCTACGGTTTCGAGGTCGTCTGAAACGGGCGAGCCTGTTCCCGTGCCGCGCGGATAGCGGACGGCGGCGGGGGCGTCTGCCTGATAGCAGGTCGAAAGCAGCAGGCGGCATTCGTTTTCATCGCTCGGCGCGGCAACAATCATGTTCGGCACGCAGCGCAAGAAGCTCAAATCGTACAAACCGGCATGGGTCGGGCCGTCCGCACCGACGATGCCCGCACGGTCGACGGCAAACAAAACAGGCAGGTTTTGCAGGGCGATGTCGTGCACCAGTTGGTCGTAGGCGCGCTGGAGGAAGGTGGAATAAATGGCGACGACGGGCTTCATGCCTTCGCAAGCCAAGCCGCCGGCAAAGGTCACGGCATGCTGCTCGGCGATGCCGACATCGAAATAGCGGTCGGGGAATTGTTGTTCGAATTCGACCAGTCCGCTGCCCTCGCGCATGGCGGGGGTAATCGCCGCCAATCGGGAATCTGCCGCCGCCTGGTCGCACAGCCATTTGCCGAACACTTGCGTATAGGTCGGTTTGGCGGCGGGTTTGTTTTCTTTTTCAGACGACATTGCGGTTTTGAGGTCGTCTGAAACGTCTTTGGGCAGGTTGGCGACGGCGTGGTATTTGACGGGGTCGTTTTCGGCGAGTTTGTAGCCGTTGCCCTTTTTGGTGATGACGTGCAGCAGTTGCGGGCCTTTGCGGCCGCGCAAATCTTTCAATACGTCAACCAGATGCTCGACGTTGTGGCCGTCAACGGGGCCGGTGTAGCGGAAACCGAAGTTTTCAAACAAAGACAGCGACTGCTTGGCGTGTTCGGCTTCGCCCGCCAGCGTTTTGATTTTGTGCTCGACTTTTTGGGCAAGCTCCATCGCGCCGGGCAGCTTGTCCAAAACCTTGCTCGATTGCGCCTTGATGGTGCTCAACACGCCGCGCATATCGCGCACGACGTTGCTGGCGAGGTATTTCGGCAGCGCACCGACGTTGGGGGAAATCGACATTTCGTTGTCGTTGAGGATGACCAGCAGGTTCACGTCCATATCGCCCGCGCAGTTCAAGGCTTCAAAAGCCTGCCCCGCCGTCATCGCACCGTCGCCGATAATGGCGACGCTGCGGCGGTCGCTGCCCAAGAGTTTGTCTGCCGCCGCCATGCCCAAAGCCGCGCCGATGGAGGTGGAGGAATGCCCTACGCCGAACGCGTCGTATTCGGACTCGCTGCGTTTGGGGAAACCCGCCAAACCGCCGTAGCGGCGCATGGTGTGCATCTGGTTTTTGCGGCCGGTGAGGATTTTGTGCGGATAGCTTTGATGGCCGACATCCCAAACCAGCTTGTCTTCGGGCGTGTCGTACACATAGTGCAGGGCGATGGTCAGCTCGACCGCGCCCAGATTGCTGGCGAAATGCCCGCCGGTTTTGCCTATCGAATCCAGCAGAAACTCCCGCAGCTCGGCGGCGACTTGGGGCAACTGTTTTTTATCCAGACGGCGCAAATCTTGCGGGCTGTCGACGGTATCGAGTAGCGGAGTGTGGCTCATGGTGTGTCTTTGCAGGCTTATTTGTGTATAGCGGGCAATTATAGCAAGAGTTTAGAAAGACGTGGGTTTCCTGCCGGAGGTCGGGTATCGCCGTTAAGCCGTTGCCTGCTGATAAAAGAGGCGTTTGGGAATGTGTGTAAGGGTCGTCTGAACATGAAATTACACGCCCCGTATGCTACAATCAACAGATAATCCCATCGGTACCGACATCATGAAACCCCATAAAAAAGGCAATATTTTCATCATCTCCGCCGCTTCCGGCACGGGCAAGACCACGCTGGTTTCCCGTCTTTTGAAAAACAACGCCGATTTGCGCGTCTCCGTATCGCACACCACCCGCCAGCCGCGCGAAGGCGAGCAGCACGGCGTGCATTATCATTTTGTTCCCAAAGAGGAGTTTGAGTCTTTAATCAAACAAAAAGCCTTCCTCGAACACGCAAACGTTTTCGGCAACTATTACGGAACCAGCATCGCGGGGGTCAATTCCCTTAGCGAAGAGGGTTACGATGTGATTTTGGAAATTGACGTGCAAGGTGCGGCGCAGGTACGCAAATCGCTGCCCGAAGCCAGCAGCATCTTTATCCTGCCGCCTTCGTTCGAAGTTCTTGCCGAACGCCTTATCGGACGCGGCACCGACAGCGAGGAAGTCATCCAAACCCGCCTCTCCAAAGCGCGTCACGAAATCGAACAATCCGTCCTGTTTGACTATATTGTCGTCAATGATGATTTGGATAGGGCAGAAGCCGATCTGCTTCACATCATCAAAGCAGGTCGTCTGAAAAAATCTTCCCAGCAAGGATTTATCTCAAACCTGTTGGAAAATTCCTGAAAAACAGCGAAAATACGCATTTACATTCCATCACAAATTAATAGAAAGAAAGCAAACATGGCCCGTATCACCACTGAAGACTGCACAGGCAAAATCCCCAATCATTTCGACCTGACCCTCGTCGCCGCCCGCCGCGCGCGCCAGCTTGAAAACGGCAACGCTCCTATGGTTGACGACATCCGCAACAACAAACCGACCGTTACCGCCCTGCGCGAAATCGCCGCCGGTCAAATCGGTACCGAACTGCTGACCCGCAACAAATAATACCGGCAGGCAAAATCTGCCCAACCGCCGCGCGGATTGTATCGGCGCGACATCCGACCGATACAGTCTGACGGCTCAAAACAAAACACACACCGAAGGCCGTCTGAAATGCCCGCCCCCCAGCCCACTGCCCCCTACGACGCGCTGACTGCCGAAGCCCGCGAACTTTTGTTCCGTACCGCCTCCTATCTCAGCCCATCCGAACAGGCCGAGCTTGAAAAAGCCGTCGCCTACGCCTTTCACGCCCATGACGGACAAACCCGTAAAAGCGGCGAACCCTACATTACCCACCCCCTTGCCGTCGCCACGCAACTTGCATTGTGGCACATGGACATACAAGGCTTGTGCGCGGGCGTGATGCACGACGTACTCGAAGACACGGGCGTATCCAAAATCGAAATGGCGGCAGAATTCGGCGAAACCATCTCCGAGATGGTGGACGGGCTTTCCAAACTCGAAAAACTCAAATTTGAAGATCATGCCGAGCATCAGGCGGAAAGTTTCCGCAAGCTCATCCTCGCCATGACCAAAGACGTGCGCGTGATCGTCGTCAAACTCGCCGACCGCCTGCACAATATGCGCACGCTCGGCTCCATGCGTCCCGACAAACGCCGCCGCATCGCCAAAGAAACCCTCGAAATTTACGCCCAAATCGCCAACCGCATCGGCTTGAACAACGCCTACCAAGAACTTCAGGATTTATCGTTTCAAAACCTCCACCCGAACCGCTACGAAACCCTTAAAAAAGCGATGGACAACAGCCGCAAAAACCGCCGCGACGTCGTCGGCAAAGTTTTGCGCGCCTTCAGTCAGCGTTTGGTCGGCGCGAACATCGAAGCCAAAATCAAAGGCAGGGAAAAAAACCTGTACAGCATCCATCAAAAAATGTTGGCGAAAAAATTGCGCTTTGCCGAAGTCATGGACATTTACGGCTTCCGCGTCATCGTCAACAGCATTCCCGCGTGTTACGCCGCACTCGGCGCGCTGCACAATCTTTATCAACCCAAACCCGGCCGCTTCAAAGACTATATCGCCATCCCGAAAAGCAACGGCTACCAAAGCCTGCACACGACCTTGGTCGGTCCTTACGGCTTGCCCATTGAAGTCCAAATCCGCACGCGTGAAATGGATGCCGTAGCCGAAGGCGGCATTGCCGGCCACTGGATATACAAATCCGGCGAAAATACCGTCGATCAAGCCGTCCTCCATACCAACCAATGGCTCAAAAACATCCTTGATTTGCAAGCCAGCAGCGCGAACGCCATCGAATTCCTCGAACACGTCAAAGTCGACCTGTTCCCCAACGAAGTCTACATCCTGACGCCCAAAGGCAAAATCCTCACCCTGCCTAAAGGCTCGACGCCCATAGACTTCGCCTACGCCGTCCACACCGACATCGGCCACAAAACCGTTGCCGCCCGCATCAACAACACCATGATGCCCCTGCGCACCAAACTCAAAACCGGCGATTCCGTCGAAATCATCACATCCGAACACGCCAAGCCCAATCCGGCATGGCTGAATTTCACCGTTTCCAGCCGCGCGCGCAGCGCCATCCGCCAATACGTCAAAAACCTCAACCGCCACGACGCCATCGTCCTCGGCGAAAACCTCCTGCAAAAAGCCCTGTCCAGCCTGTTGCCCAAAGACGTATTGCTTTCAGACGACCTCAAAGAAAAATACCTCGCCGACCTCAACGACAAACAAACCTCGTTTGAAGAAGTCCTCTACAACGTCGGTATGGGGCATACCCTGCCCGTGTACGTCGCCATGCACATCGCCGAACTGGCAGGGCAGCACTTCGGCAGCGAAGTCAAACTCAGCCCCATCAAAGTCAACGACCAAGAAACCGGCCGCATCCATTTTGCCGAATGTTGCCACCCCGTCCCGGGCGATTCCGTCCGCGCCCTTTTGGTCAAAGACAAAGGCATGATTATCCACCGCGATACCTGTCCGACCCTGCTCAAATCCGACCCCGAACAGCAGCTTGACGCGAACTGGGAAGGCATAGGCAGCCATACCTACCGCACCGGACTCAGTATCCAATCCGAAGACGCCCACGGCCTGCTCGCCCTTATGGCGCAAGCCATCTCTAACTCTGGCGCGGATATCGAGTCCGTCGAAACCCCCAACAAAGCGCTGGCAGGTACGGAAGGCTTTGTCGAATTCAAGTTCATCATCAAAGTGAAGGACTTGGCGCAAATCAACCAAATTATTCACAACCTGCACGCCATTCCCCAAGTGCGCAAAGTGGTTCGAAGCTAGGGAAGAAGGGAGGTAAAGCCGATGTCGTTTTGCCGCCTGATAGGGTTTAAGTTTTCTTAAAATCCGGAAGATACTTTCGCAAAATCAACAAGACGCGCGAAATACCACAAAGGTCGTCTGAAAACCGATATTCAAGGTTTTCAGACGACCTTCAAACTTGACAGGAACGACGCAATCAAAGATAATCCCGCAATTCATTTGCAGCCGCATTGACGGCATATCCGGCGCCAAGCCGACTTGTTAGGAGGTGATGTTTACATCACGGCGCGTATCCCGCCGGTCGCAAGATACCCGAGATACAAACAACCACTTTTTTGACAAACCGCCCCTTTTTACCTTTCTCCCTTTCGGCGGTTTGAAACCAGAATTCAATTTAAAGGAAATAAAATGCCTGCAATCCGCGTTAAAGAGAACGAACCCTTCGAAGTAGCCATGCGCCGTTTCAAACGTGCCGTAGAAAAAACCGGTCTGCTGACTGAGCTGCGCGCCCGTGAAGCTTACGAAAAACCGACTACCGAGCGCAAACGCAAAAAAGCCGCAGCCGTAAAACGCCTGCAAAAACGCCTGCGCAGCCAACAACTGCCTCCTAAAATGTACTAAACATCAATTGCAGGTCTGCCCTGTGATGCCGAAACACACCGCAAGGCTTGACCTGCGGTGTGTTTTGTTTTTCAGACGACCTGCAAGGCAAGGGGTTGTCTGAAAAATAGAGAATCCCTAAGGCAGTATGTGCAATACCATCTTCCATCTTTTCCCGAAAGTCATCCCATGAGCCTGAAAGCACAATTAACCGAAGACATGAAAACCGCGATGCGTGCCAAAGATCAAATTACTTTGAGCACCATCCGCCTCATCAATGCCGCCATCAAACAATTTGAAGTGGACGAGCGCACCGAAGCCGATGACGGCAAAGTGATTGCCATCATTACCAAAATGGTCAAACAGCGCAAAGACAGCGCCAACATCTACGCCGAAGCAGGCCGTCAGGACCTGGCAGACAAAGAAAATGCCGAAATCGAAATCCTGCACCGCTACCTGCCGCAAATGATGTCTGCCGAAGAAATCCGCACTGCCGTGGAAACCGTAATCGCCATGACCGGAGCTTCCGGAATGGCTGACATGGGCAAAGCCATGGGCGTGTTGAAAACCCAGTTGGCGGGCAAAGCCGATATGGGTGAAGTCAACAAAGTTCTGAAAGCCGTTTTAACTGCTTAAAAGTAGACAAACAGGTCATCTAAGTTTTCAGACGACCTGTTTGTTATATGGTGAATAAAAATAAAATATTACTACTGTCGTTTCCACACAGATAAGAATCCATTTTTAAAGTCATGTTTTTCTGATTAAACTCAATAAACTGAATCCCAGTAATGGATTTCCGCCTGTGCGTTAATGACTGTATTTAGTATCCTATTCTTATTTAAATCAACTATTATAAATTATTATGAGCTTTATCATAACCAACAACGAAAAAATTCCTAATAATGTAAAGCCTCTCTTTTTTTCTCCTTTAATAAGAGCATAAATTCCAATAATTAATCCGAATACTGGCACAATAACTGATAGGATGATATCTATTGGCGTTGCATTTTTAAGAACTTTCTTACCATTAGGCAATACCTGATACTTATCGTCTTCCCGACTCATTTTAAGATAACCTTTCTATCTAAATAAGATAATTAAAGAATACAATCAAAATAACAACAAAAAATAAAACAATTAATAGCTGTAAAAATACACAATTATTAGAGTAATTATGAAAATATATTCATAAATACCCCTTGCAAGTAGAAATTTTCCAGTCCAATGTTACAATGATTATAATCAATTATTCAAACAACATTTGAATCTTAAAATCACTCTTTTAATGTCTAAAACCCTTCAAAAAGTGAGAAAATATGGAACTTCATGAAAAAATTCGAGTAATGAGAGAAATGAACCAATGGTCTCAAGAAGAAATGGCTGAGAAATTAGCAATGTCTGCTAATGGGTATGCAAAAATAGAACGTGGGCAAACTAAACTGACTTTTGATAAATTGAATCAGATTGCACAGATTTTTAAAATTGATGTAGTTGAACTGATTACAAAAGAAAAACCATTATTTCTTTTGGTCGGAGATAATAGCCATAATTACGGATCAAATTACTATGGCAACAATGAAGCGTTAATAGCTGAAAATGAAAAACTGAAACTGACAATATCTCATAATAATGAAATTATTCAACGACAAGAAAATGAGATTTTAGCTTTAAAAGAAATCATTTCTCTACTCAAAAAAAATTAACACTCTATCTAATTCACTCAAGACATGAAAGAGGTCGTCTGAAAATGGGATTCCCGTTTTCAGACGACCTTTTTTAAGCTTAGGCTTACCGTTTGCCGATATTGTGAAATATCTTGCCCATATCGTTTAAGAAACGGGGTTCGCGCTGGATCAGGTAAACAATCAAGGGGATATTGCCGATGGCGACGATCAGGTAAAGCAGGGAAATGCTGTCGAACAGCATCAAGAGTACTGCGCTTAAAATGGCAGCCGATACCATGAACACGCCATTGATAATGTTGTTGGCGGCGACGGCGTGGGCGCGGAAGGATTCGCTGCTGGCGGTTTGCAGCCAAGTGTAGAGTGGGACGGAGAAGAAGCCGCCGAAGAAGCCGATCAGCGTCATGACGAGCATGACGGGATACGCCATGCCTTGCGACAGGAACCAGGTGATGCCGTTGAGTTCGGTAAAGCGTTGTCCTTGGGTCAGCCATACCAAAATCAAGCCGAATACGGTCAAACCCGTCGTGCCGACGGTTACCAAGCCCAAGAGCAGGCGTTCGTGGCTGAGTTTTGCGCACAACACCGAGCCGGCGGCGATGCCGATGGAGAATAGGGCGAGCATGAGGTTGAAAACGCTATCGTTGCCGCCCAAATGGATTTGCGTGAAAGTCGGCAGTTGGGTGGTGTAAACCGAGCCGATAAACCAAAACCATGAAATGCCGATGATGGATGTGAAGACGGAATCATATTGGGCGGTTTCGCGCAGGAGCGCGTGCGTACCTTTGACGATGTTCCATTCGATTTTGGTGTTGGGGGCTTTGGCGGGGACGTTAGGCATGAAGAAGCTGGTCAACGTGCCGCCGATGGCGACGAGCAATACTAAGATGCCGACGACGGAGGGCGGCAAGCCTGCGACGGACGTGCCTAAAATCTGACCGAACAAAATAGCAATGAATGTTCCCGATTCGATCAGGCTGTTGCCCATAATCAGCTCTTTGTCGTTGAGATAATCGGGCAGGATGGCGTATTTCAGCGGGCCGAACAACGTCGATTGCGCGCCCATGCAAAACAGGCAGATCAAGAGTAGCGGGGCGGACTGGATATAGAAGCCGAACGCCGCCACCGCCATGATGATGATTTCCAATACTTTGATCCATCGTGCCAAGACGGCTTTGTCGAATTTGGTGCTCAGTTGTCCCGACAGCGCGGAAAACAGGAAATAGGGCAGGATAAACAGCAGCGCGCCCAAGTTCAGCATTTGGCTGGCGGGCAGGAAGTTGTTTTTGCCCAAACCGTAGAAGCTGATCATCACAAACAGCGCGGTTTTGAACATATTGTCGTTGAACGCGCCCAGAAATTGCGTGCCGAATAGTGGGGCAAAACGGCGGCTGGTCGGGAAATTCAGATTGTCTTTTTTGAGGCTCATTTTTCGGATTCTTGTTCTTCTTTTTCTATTTCGTTTTCAAGCAGCTTGTCGGTGGAATCGTCGTCCATCAGAATGCGGTGTGCCGGTCCTTCGAGATCGTCAAACTGCCCGTTTTTGCCCGACCACCAGAAAAAATAGCCGATGGCAAACGCCAAAATAATGCTGATGGGCACTAAGATAAACATACTTTCCATCACATCGCTCCGGTCAAATCGGTTAAGACAAAAGTCTGTCCCGATACGGTCAGATATTCGTTGCGCAGCGAGCCGACGGGGGTATCGTCAAAAAACAGCTCGATACGGTCTTTCACGACGCGCCAATATTGCGGAATCTCGGTTTGCCCGAAAGGCGCCAAAACCTCCGCCGCCGCGCCTTCTTCACTTTGCAGCTTGACGGCGAAACGCCCGCTCTGCGGCTGCGTTTCGGATTCATCATCCGGCAGCATGATGAAAAAGCCCACATGGGCGCCTTGTTGCGTATGGATACTGAAATAGTGCATATCAAAGAATCTTAAAAGGCTGCCGCTGTTTTCAGACGACATAGTGAATACAAAAACTTTCTAAATGTAACAGTTTGACACGCCCCTGCAAAGGGCTTTACGCCCCCGCGTTCGACAGGTCGTCTGAAAACAAACCGTTTCCCTTTAAACATCAATATCTTCCTTTATCGCTTTCCGCCTGCTCCAAGTCAAACATTAAGCCAAGCAGCCGAACCCGTTTTTTGCTAGAATAGCGCGGTTTACATTCATCAACCGATTTCAGACGACCCCGCCGAATCAGCGGCGGCAGAAACCACACGGAAAGCAACATTCATAAAGTTGCCTCATTCCGAATGTAGCGGTCATTTTTCTTTCATAGATTTTACGCCACCAACCGATACGGCCTGCCGCGCAAATGCCCGGCTAGAACCACAAGCGCATCCACTATGCCTGCGGGAGATGTTTGGCGGTATATCCACGACAAAGAACAGATTGCCGATACTGCCAACACAGGTCGTCTGAAACCTTCAGGAGCCACAACAAATGACCCAAAAACTTATCTTAGTTTTGAACTGCGGCAGCTCATCCCTCAAAGGTGCCGTACTGGATAACGAAAGCGGCGAAGTCCTGCTCAGCTGCCTTGCCGAAAAACTCAACCTGCCCGACGCTTACATCACGTTCAAAGTAAACGGCGAAAAACACAAAGTCGACCTGTCTGCCAAGCCCGACCACACCGGCGCAGTTGAAGCGCTGATGGAAGAACTCAAAGCCCACGGCCTCGACAGCCGCATCGGTGCTATCGGGCACCGCGTCGTCAGCGGCGGCGAACTGTACAGCGAATCCATCCTTGTTGACGACGAAGTCATCGCCGGCATCGAAAAATGTATCCCTCTCGCTCCGCTGCACAACCCTGCGCACCTCTTGGGTCTGCGTGCCGCACAAAGCATTTTCAAAGGCCTGCCCAACGTTGTCGTTTTCGACACCGCCTTCCACCAAACCATGCCGGAACATGCCTACACCTACGCTATTCCGCATGAACTGTATGAAAAATACGGCTTGCGTCGTTACGGCGCGCACGGTACCAGCTACCGCTACGTTTCTGATGAAACCGCCCGTTTCCTCGGCAAAGACAAAAAAGACCTGCGCATGGTAATTGCCCACTTGGGTAACGGCGCATCTATTACCGCCGTCGCCAACGGCGAATCACGCGATACCAGCATGGGTCTGACCCCGCTGG
The DNA window shown above is from Neisseria sicca and carries:
- the ccoS gene encoding cbb3-type cytochrome oxidase assembly protein CcoS, with protein sequence MESMFILVPISIILAFAIGYFFWWSGKNGQFDDLEGPAHRILMDDDSTDKLLENEIEKEEQESEK
- a CDS encoding HLGFF motif protein: MHYFSIHTQQGAHVGFFIMLPDDESETQPQSGRFAVKLQSEEGAAAEVLAPFGQTEIPQYWRVVKDRIELFFDDTPVGSLRNEYLTVSGQTFVLTDLTGAM
- a CDS encoding acetate kinase, with the translated sequence MTQKLILVLNCGSSSLKGAVLDNESGEVLLSCLAEKLNLPDAYITFKVNGEKHKVDLSAKPDHTGAVEALMEELKAHGLDSRIGAIGHRVVSGGELYSESILVDDEVIAGIEKCIPLAPLHNPAHLLGLRAAQSIFKGLPNVVVFDTAFHQTMPEHAYTYAIPHELYEKYGLRRYGAHGTSYRYVSDETARFLGKDKKDLRMVIAHLGNGASITAVANGESRDTSMGLTPLEGLVMGTRSGDIDPSVFSFLAENANMTIAQITDMLNKKSGLLGISGLSNDCRTIEEEAANGHAGAKLALEIFIYRLAKYIGSMAVAAGGLDALVFTGGIGENSDIIRERVLGYLGFLGLKADHEANLKARFGTAGVITTADSAAVAVVIPTNEELMIAHDTARLSGL